A single genomic interval of Bradyrhizobium japonicum USDA 6 harbors:
- a CDS encoding glycine--tRNA ligase subunit alpha: MDASLPAHMRPERSFQGFILALQRFWAEQGCVILQPYDMEMGAGTFHPATTLRALGPKPWNAAYVQPSRRPKDGRYGENPNRMQHYYQFQVIMKPSPPNLQELYLKSLAAIGIDSAVHDIRFVEDDWESPTLGAWGLGWECWCDGMEVSQFTYFQQVAGFECAPVAGELTYGLERLAMYVQGVDRVYDLNFNGREGDAKVTYGDVFLQAEREYSKHNFEVADTAMLFEQFKMAEGACRKYLEAGWKDGKREAHLMALPAYDQCIKASHVFNLLDARGVISVTERQSYILRVRELAKACGEAWIHTEAGGAA, from the coding sequence ATGGACGCCTCATTGCCCGCCCATATGCGCCCGGAACGCTCGTTCCAGGGCTTCATCCTCGCGCTCCAGCGGTTCTGGGCCGAGCAGGGCTGCGTAATCCTGCAGCCCTACGACATGGAGATGGGCGCGGGCACCTTCCATCCGGCCACCACGCTCCGCGCGCTCGGGCCAAAACCCTGGAACGCGGCCTATGTGCAGCCCTCGCGCCGGCCCAAGGACGGCCGCTACGGCGAGAATCCGAACCGGATGCAGCACTACTACCAGTTCCAGGTGATCATGAAGCCGTCGCCGCCGAACCTTCAGGAACTGTACCTGAAGTCGCTCGCCGCAATCGGTATCGATTCCGCCGTGCACGACATCCGCTTCGTCGAGGACGACTGGGAAAGCCCGACGCTGGGCGCCTGGGGGCTCGGCTGGGAGTGCTGGTGCGACGGCATGGAAGTCAGCCAGTTCACCTATTTCCAGCAGGTCGCGGGCTTCGAATGCGCGCCTGTTGCCGGCGAGCTCACCTACGGGCTCGAGCGCCTCGCGATGTATGTGCAGGGCGTCGACCGTGTCTACGACCTCAACTTCAACGGCCGCGAGGGCGACGCCAAGGTGACCTATGGCGACGTGTTCCTGCAGGCTGAACGCGAATATTCGAAGCACAATTTCGAAGTCGCGGACACCGCGATGCTGTTCGAGCAGTTCAAGATGGCCGAAGGTGCGTGCAGAAAGTACTTGGAGGCAGGCTGGAAGGACGGCAAGCGCGAGGCGCACCTGATGGCGCTGCCGGCCTATGACCAGTGCATCAAGGCGAGCCACGTCTTCAACCTGCTCGATGCGCGCGGCGTGATCTCCGTGACCGAGCGGCAGAGCTACATTCTTCGTGTGCGCGAGCTGGCAAAGGCCTGCGGCGAGGCGTGGATCCATACTGAAGCGGGCGGAGCGGCCTGA
- a CDS encoding S49 family peptidase: MAEQLNDREGSGLADKLMQYLPARFRPGTAVVPVVRLSGVIGAVTPLRPGMTLAGVARVLERAFSYRNAKAVALVINSPGGSPVQSRQIYLRIKQLAAEKKLPVLVFVEDVAASGGYMIACAGDEIICDPSSILGSIGVVGGSFGFQEAIKRLGIERRLYTAGAHKAMLDPFLPENPDDVARLKALQREIHQIFIALVKESRGARLKGADDTLFTGEYWAGESSIALGLADGIGDLRSTLRARYGEKVLTPVIAQPTGLLSGLLGRKSPGAGQLSAMETMAGLPDELISAVETRAIWAKFGF, translated from the coding sequence ATGGCCGAACAATTGAACGATCGCGAGGGTTCCGGCCTGGCCGACAAGCTCATGCAATATCTCCCGGCGCGCTTCCGTCCCGGCACGGCGGTGGTGCCGGTGGTGCGGCTGTCCGGTGTGATCGGTGCGGTGACGCCGCTGCGCCCGGGCATGACGCTTGCGGGCGTCGCGCGGGTGCTGGAGCGGGCGTTTTCGTACCGGAACGCCAAGGCGGTGGCGCTGGTGATCAATTCGCCCGGCGGCTCGCCGGTGCAGTCGCGCCAGATCTATCTGCGCATCAAGCAACTCGCGGCGGAGAAGAAGCTGCCCGTGCTGGTGTTCGTCGAGGACGTCGCGGCGTCCGGCGGCTACATGATCGCCTGCGCCGGCGACGAGATCATCTGCGATCCGTCCTCCATCCTCGGCTCGATCGGCGTGGTCGGCGGCAGTTTTGGTTTCCAGGAGGCGATCAAGCGGCTCGGCATCGAGCGGCGGCTCTACACCGCCGGCGCGCACAAGGCGATGCTCGATCCGTTCCTCCCGGAGAACCCCGACGACGTCGCGAGGCTGAAGGCGCTCCAGCGCGAGATCCACCAGATCTTCATCGCGCTGGTGAAGGAGAGCCGCGGCGCGCGGCTGAAGGGCGCCGACGACACCCTCTTCACCGGCGAATACTGGGCCGGCGAGAGTTCGATCGCGCTCGGGCTCGCCGACGGCATCGGCGATCTCCGCTCAACTCTTCGTGCCCGCTACGGCGAGAAGGTTCTCACCCCCGTGATCGCCCAGCCGACCGGTCTGCTCTCGGGCCTTCTGGGGCGGAAATCGCCCGGTGCGGGCCAGCTTTCGGCCATGGAAACAATGGCCGGCCTGCCGGATGAGCTGATCTCGGCGGTCGAGACGCGGGCGATCTGGGCGAAATTCGGGTTCTAG
- a CDS encoding tRNA1(Val) (adenine(37)-N6)-methyltransferase, with protein MIDVVTDFTEDAFLGGQLRLRQKRSGHRAGHDAILLAAATEARAGDRVVDLGAGIGTAGLALGRRVAGIGLSLVEIDPELAELARANAAANGIAAETIVLDVTTDAQAFAANGLVPDSVDVVLMNPPFNDPARHRGSPDQARRTAHVASEETLNAWVHAARRILRSDGALTLIWRADGIAEVLTALSRGFGSLSILPVHGEAGRPAIRVLVRAVKGGRAPTRLLPGLMLNDESGVPKNQVTEILEGRALLPLAEPRRLTAEAIPTAALAGSSDGSP; from the coding sequence ATGATTGACGTCGTCACAGACTTCACCGAGGACGCCTTTCTCGGCGGGCAATTGCGCTTGAGGCAGAAGCGGTCCGGCCACCGCGCCGGGCATGACGCCATCCTGCTCGCGGCGGCGACAGAGGCCCGGGCGGGCGACCGTGTCGTCGATCTCGGCGCCGGCATCGGCACGGCCGGGCTGGCGCTCGGCCGGCGCGTCGCCGGTATCGGGCTGAGCCTGGTCGAGATCGATCCGGAACTGGCGGAGCTTGCGCGCGCCAATGCGGCGGCGAACGGAATTGCCGCGGAGACGATCGTGCTCGACGTGACGACCGACGCGCAGGCGTTTGCGGCAAATGGCCTCGTGCCCGACAGCGTCGACGTGGTGCTGATGAACCCGCCCTTCAACGATCCCGCACGCCATCGCGGTTCGCCCGATCAGGCGCGCCGCACCGCGCATGTTGCGAGCGAGGAGACGCTGAATGCATGGGTGCATGCGGCGCGGCGCATTCTCCGATCGGACGGCGCGCTGACCCTGATCTGGCGCGCCGATGGGATCGCGGAGGTTTTGACTGCGCTGTCACGCGGCTTCGGCAGCCTGTCGATCCTGCCGGTTCACGGCGAGGCGGGACGGCCCGCGATCCGCGTGCTGGTGCGCGCGGTCAAAGGCGGCCGGGCTCCGACGCGACTGCTGCCGGGCCTCATGCTCAACGACGAGTCAGGCGTGCCTAAAAATCAGGTGACGGAGATTCTGGAGGGGAGGGCGCTCTTGCCGCTGGCGGAGCCGCGACGACTTACTGCGGAAGCGATTCCGACTGCTGCTCTTGCGGGCTCGTCAGACGGATCGCCATGA
- a CDS encoding putative signal transducing protein, producing the protein MRELVRTNDMVLVSAIGALLDGANIHHLVLDQNMSIIEGSLGILPRRILVHEDDAQEARELLTEAGLSHELRGDD; encoded by the coding sequence TTGCGTGAACTGGTTCGGACCAACGACATGGTGCTGGTGTCGGCGATCGGCGCGCTGCTCGACGGCGCCAACATCCATCATCTGGTGCTGGACCAGAACATGAGCATTATCGAGGGCTCGCTGGGCATCCTGCCGCGGCGGATCCTGGTCCATGAGGATGACGCCCAGGAGGCCAGGGAGCTCCTCACCGAGGCCGGCCTCAGCCATGAACTGCGCGGCGATGATTGA
- a CDS encoding polyprenyl synthetase family protein — translation MAVIVPFETPGASIEELVALVAGDMERVNATILSRTGSDVTMIPEVANHLISSGGKRLRPMLTLAMANLAGYTGDGHIKLAASVEFMHTATLLHDDVVDESEMRRGKLSARMLWGNEASVLVGDFLLGQAFRMMVEVGSLRALDILSAAAATIAEGEVMQLAAAKNTATTEDEYLAVIRGKTAELFAAACEVGPVIANRPKAEQTACRSVGMNLGIAFQLVDDVLDYGGKSAKLGKNTGDDFREGKITLPVVLAFRRGNDTERAFWIRALERGEIGDTDLDHAIGLMNKHRALEDTLSRAQHYGAMAVDALALFPSSPMKSALEQVVAFCLARSH, via the coding sequence GTGGCCGTCATCGTACCTTTCGAAACTCCCGGCGCGTCGATCGAAGAGCTGGTTGCCCTTGTCGCCGGTGACATGGAGCGCGTCAACGCCACGATCCTGTCGCGGACCGGATCGGACGTCACCATGATCCCGGAGGTCGCCAACCATCTGATCTCCTCCGGGGGCAAGCGCCTGCGGCCCATGCTGACGCTCGCCATGGCCAACCTCGCCGGCTACACCGGCGACGGTCACATCAAGCTCGCAGCCTCCGTCGAGTTCATGCATACCGCGACCCTGCTCCACGACGACGTGGTCGACGAGAGCGAGATGCGCCGCGGCAAGCTGTCGGCGCGCATGCTCTGGGGCAACGAGGCGAGCGTGCTGGTCGGCGACTTCCTGCTCGGCCAGGCGTTCCGCATGATGGTCGAGGTCGGCTCGCTCCGCGCGCTCGACATCCTCTCCGCGGCCGCCGCCACCATCGCCGAGGGCGAGGTGATGCAGCTTGCCGCCGCCAAGAACACCGCCACCACCGAGGACGAATATCTCGCCGTGATCCGCGGCAAGACCGCCGAGCTGTTCGCCGCCGCCTGCGAGGTCGGCCCCGTCATCGCCAACCGCCCGAAGGCGGAACAGACCGCCTGCCGCTCGGTCGGCATGAATCTCGGCATCGCCTTCCAGCTCGTCGACGACGTGCTCGACTATGGCGGCAAGAGCGCCAAGCTCGGCAAGAACACCGGCGACGATTTCCGCGAGGGGAAGATCACGCTGCCGGTCGTGCTCGCCTTCCGCCGCGGCAACGACACCGAGCGCGCCTTCTGGATCCGGGCGCTGGAGCGCGGCGAGATCGGCGACACCGACCTCGACCATGCCATCGGCCTGATGAACAAGCACCGCGCGCTCGAGGATACGCTCAGCCGCGCCCAGCACTACGGCGCCATGGCCGTCGACGCGCTGGCGCTGTTCCCGTCCTCGCCGATGAAGAGCGCGCTGGAGCAGGTGGTCGCGTTCTGTCTGGCCCGGTCGCACTGA
- a CDS encoding winged helix-turn-helix transcriptional regulator: MQPKSPSILECPVGRAVETVGEWWSILILRDAFQGATRFDEFSQSLGIAPNILSRRLAHLTESGMFVRRRYHERPPRYEYVLTEKARDFFPVVVALLAFGNRHLAPKGESIVLANRSDARPFDPIVVDAADMRPITLANAVVVPGPRASRGMRKRLASLKAMNPAVAPAGD, translated from the coding sequence ATGCAGCCCAAATCCCCCTCCATCCTGGAATGCCCGGTCGGCCGCGCCGTGGAGACGGTCGGCGAATGGTGGAGCATCCTGATCTTGCGGGATGCCTTCCAGGGCGCGACGAGGTTCGACGAATTTTCGCAAAGCCTCGGCATCGCACCGAACATCCTGTCGCGGCGCCTTGCCCATCTCACCGAGAGCGGCATGTTCGTGCGCCGCCGTTATCATGAAAGGCCGCCGCGGTACGAATACGTGCTGACGGAGAAGGCGCGGGATTTCTTCCCTGTGGTCGTGGCGCTGCTGGCCTTCGGCAACAGGCATCTCGCGCCCAAGGGCGAATCCATCGTGCTGGCGAATCGGAGCGACGCTCGTCCGTTCGATCCGATCGTGGTCGATGCCGCCGACATGCGCCCGATCACCCTCGCCAATGCGGTCGTCGTCCCGGGTCCCCGCGCCAGCCGCGGGATGCGCAAGCGGCTCGCCTCGCTCAAAGCCATGAACCCGGCCGTCGCGCCGGCTGGAGACTGA
- the fabF gene encoding beta-ketoacyl-ACP synthase II, with translation MRRIVVTGMGAVSPLGCGVELSWRRLLAGQSGLRPLPEWSQALPARIAGLVPDKADDAEGGFDPAQAAAPKDQRKMDRFILFALLATAEAVAQAKWAPQDASAQERTATIIASGVGGFPAMAEAVRITEQRGARRLSPFTIPSFLANLAAGHVSIKYGYKGALGTPVTACAAGVQAIGDAARMIRAGEADVAICGGAEACIDIVSIGGFAAARALSSGFNDAPARASRPFDRDRDGFVMGEGAGILVIEELEHALARGASPIAEIVGYGTTADAYHMTSGPPDGDGARRAMEIALRQAKLAPADLQHLNAHATSTPAGDESELGAIAALFGRNRNIAVSATKSATGHLLGAAGGLEAIFTVLALRDQVAPPTRNFENADPGADGIDIVAGSARPMPMLNAISNGFGFGGVNASVIFRRMG, from the coding sequence ATGCGTCGTATCGTCGTGACGGGAATGGGGGCGGTGTCGCCGCTCGGCTGCGGTGTTGAACTCTCCTGGCGCCGGCTGCTGGCCGGCCAGAGCGGGTTGCGCCCTCTGCCGGAATGGTCGCAAGCGCTGCCCGCCCGCATTGCCGGTCTCGTGCCCGACAAGGCCGACGATGCCGAAGGCGGCTTCGACCCCGCGCAAGCCGCCGCACCAAAAGACCAGCGCAAGATGGACCGCTTCATCCTGTTCGCGTTGCTCGCCACCGCCGAGGCGGTCGCGCAGGCCAAATGGGCGCCGCAGGACGCGAGCGCACAGGAACGAACCGCGACGATCATCGCTTCCGGCGTCGGCGGCTTCCCGGCAATGGCGGAGGCGGTGCGCATCACCGAGCAGCGCGGCGCGCGCCGGCTCTCGCCCTTCACCATCCCCTCGTTTCTCGCCAATCTCGCCGCCGGCCACGTCTCGATCAAATACGGCTACAAGGGCGCGCTGGGCACACCGGTCACGGCCTGTGCCGCCGGCGTCCAGGCGATCGGCGATGCCGCGCGCATGATCCGCGCAGGCGAAGCCGATGTCGCGATCTGCGGCGGCGCGGAAGCCTGCATCGATATCGTCAGCATCGGCGGCTTTGCCGCGGCCCGCGCGCTGTCGAGCGGATTCAACGACGCGCCCGCGCGCGCCTCGCGCCCGTTCGATCGCGACCGCGACGGCTTTGTCATGGGCGAAGGCGCGGGCATCCTGGTGATCGAGGAGCTGGAGCATGCACTGGCGCGCGGCGCCTCCCCGATTGCGGAGATCGTGGGCTACGGCACGACGGCGGACGCCTATCACATGACGTCGGGCCCGCCCGACGGCGACGGCGCCCGCCGTGCGATGGAGATCGCGCTCCGCCAGGCGAAGCTTGCGCCCGCGGATTTGCAGCATTTGAACGCGCATGCGACATCGACGCCGGCCGGCGACGAAAGCGAGCTCGGCGCGATCGCCGCGCTGTTCGGCCGCAACCGGAACATCGCGGTGAGCGCGACGAAATCGGCCACCGGCCATCTGCTCGGGGCCGCCGGCGGCCTCGAGGCGATCTTCACCGTCCTTGCCTTGCGCGACCAGGTCGCGCCGCCGACGCGCAATTTCGAGAACGCAGATCCCGGCGCGGACGGCATCGACATCGTCGCAGGCAGCGCGCGGCCGATGCCGATGCTCAACGCCATCTCCAACGGATTTGGCTTTGGCGGGGTGAATGCCAGCGTGATCTTCCGCCGGATGGGCTGA
- a CDS encoding LysE family translocator, translating to MIETNFWLFLAAACLIAAIPGPGIFYVAARTLSEGRYSGFASTAGTALGGLVHVVAGSLGISAIILASAELFAVVKFIGALYLVWLGIKTFRGAGRARSLESEPVGDRRAFRDGVLVEALNPKTAAFFLAFIPQFLDPAGSSPTLQFIVLGAISVILNTLADVVVVLMATATRTQLIGRPHLMRRLTQGSGVFIAGLGLSLALARRPVQG from the coding sequence ATGATCGAAACGAATTTCTGGCTGTTCCTGGCCGCAGCGTGTCTCATTGCCGCCATTCCCGGTCCCGGCATCTTCTACGTCGCGGCACGGACCTTGTCTGAAGGGCGCTACAGCGGCTTTGCGTCAACCGCGGGCACGGCGCTGGGCGGGCTGGTTCATGTCGTCGCGGGCAGCCTCGGCATCTCCGCGATCATCCTTGCCAGTGCGGAGCTGTTTGCCGTCGTAAAATTCATCGGCGCGCTCTATCTGGTCTGGCTCGGCATCAAGACCTTCCGCGGCGCCGGCCGCGCGCGCTCGCTGGAGAGCGAGCCCGTCGGCGACAGGCGCGCGTTCCGCGACGGCGTGCTTGTCGAGGCGCTGAACCCGAAGACCGCCGCATTCTTCCTCGCCTTCATTCCGCAGTTCCTCGATCCCGCGGGATCGAGCCCCACGCTGCAATTCATCGTGCTCGGCGCGATCTCGGTGATCCTGAACACGCTCGCCGATGTCGTCGTGGTGCTGATGGCAACTGCAACGCGCACGCAGCTGATTGGCAGGCCGCATCTGATGCGGCGTCTGACCCAGGGCTCTGGCGTCTTCATCGCAGGCCTTGGCCTCTCGCTCGCGCTGGCGCGGCGGCCGGTGCAGGGCTAG
- a CDS encoding RidA family protein yields the protein MTSRVETLTPPNTPKPIGPYNHIAKVGEHIWTGGTAGFDPETGQLAGADVASQTRQIFRSFEAMLAAVDSDLNHVTHINVFLKHMSDFDAMNEAYVEMMGEHWPARTVFAVQELPKPGVMLTMNLTAVTRQATSPVTR from the coding sequence ATGACATCACGGGTAGAAACGTTAACTCCACCGAACACGCCAAAACCGATCGGCCCCTATAATCACATCGCCAAGGTCGGCGAACACATCTGGACCGGCGGGACCGCGGGCTTCGATCCGGAGACGGGACAGCTGGCCGGCGCCGATGTCGCCTCCCAGACGCGGCAAATCTTCAGATCGTTCGAGGCGATGCTGGCTGCGGTGGACTCCGACCTCAACCACGTCACCCACATCAATGTATTTCTCAAGCACATGTCGGACTTCGACGCGATGAACGAAGCCTATGTCGAGATGATGGGGGAGCACTGGCCCGCTCGTACCGTGTTTGCGGTGCAGGAGCTTCCGAAACCCGGCGTCATGCTGACCATGAATCTGACGGCTGTGACGAGACAAGCAACTTCGCCGGTGACGCGATAG
- a CDS encoding alpha/beta fold hydrolase: MLAPQSRTYESHGLRLHYADWGNEGAPVAILVHGGRDHCRSWDAIARSLQPHFHVLAPDLRGHGDSDWTKGGSYALTEYVYDLAQLIRSIAAPQVTLIGHSMGGMVSLIFSGSFPELVTKLVVLDGVTMLPDTPKAPTHERISKWVSQLDRLHDRTPRRYSTLEDAAAQMVLHNKRLARDLALHLATHGSRRNEDGTYSWKFDPYQRASAPHRLWPDDHLALWSRITSPTLLLNAGESFLAGARAAGLERYFPQARVETIAGAGHWLQHDKPQEVLGEIRRFLGLAEG, encoded by the coding sequence ATGCTTGCCCCGCAAAGTCGCACTTACGAGTCACACGGCCTGCGGCTGCATTATGCCGATTGGGGCAACGAGGGCGCGCCCGTCGCCATCCTGGTCCATGGCGGCCGCGATCATTGCCGGAGCTGGGACGCCATCGCCCGCTCGCTTCAACCGCATTTTCACGTGCTGGCGCCAGATCTGCGCGGTCATGGCGATTCCGACTGGACCAAGGGCGGCAGCTACGCGCTGACCGAGTATGTCTACGACCTCGCGCAGCTCATTCGCAGCATCGCAGCGCCCCAGGTGACTCTGATCGGCCATTCCATGGGCGGCATGGTGAGCCTGATCTTTTCAGGATCGTTCCCCGAACTGGTCACGAAGCTCGTCGTCCTCGACGGCGTCACCATGTTGCCGGACACCCCCAAAGCGCCGACGCATGAGCGCATCAGCAAATGGGTCAGCCAGCTCGACAGGCTGCACGACCGCACGCCGCGCCGCTATTCGACCCTCGAAGACGCGGCCGCGCAGATGGTGCTCCACAACAAGCGCCTCGCCCGCGACCTCGCGCTGCATCTTGCAACGCACGGCTCGCGGCGGAATGAGGACGGCACCTATAGCTGGAAGTTCGATCCCTACCAGCGCGCCTCTGCGCCGCACCGGCTCTGGCCGGACGATCACTTGGCGCTGTGGTCGCGCATCACCAGTCCGACGCTGCTGCTGAATGCCGGAGAAAGCTTTCTGGCGGGCGCCAGGGCCGCCGGCCTGGAGCGCTATTTCCCGCAGGCGCGTGTCGAGACCATCGCCGGCGCGGGGCACTGGCTGCAGCATGACAAGCCGCAAGAGGTGTTGGGTGAGATCCGGCGGTTTCTCGGGCTTGCCGAGGGCTAA
- a CDS encoding LysR family transcriptional regulator, translating to MIDIRQMRYFVAVAETLHFGRAAERLHISQPPLSRQIATLEKELGVRLFDRQSRRATLTPAGRRFLEDARAVLIGFDQACQNARMAERGEIGELSVGFMMHAAYTVLPGLTRRYMASHPGVRVELREVIPGILGDAVLTGRFDAAILFDPGPVRGLATQVIFREPLSLAVYVSHPLAAQKTVSAGQLNGEAFIAAPAEVAPRLRQSIAGYCRSGGFEPTFRLEVELQQTIVSLVAENLGIALVPRSMAKLGIANLAFRDLEDAPIIEHVVAWRPGNLNPALAPFLAEAHSDVAAGLD from the coding sequence ATGATCGACATCAGACAGATGCGCTATTTCGTGGCCGTCGCCGAGACGTTGCATTTCGGCCGCGCTGCCGAGCGCCTCCACATCAGCCAGCCGCCGCTCAGCCGGCAGATCGCGACCCTGGAGAAGGAACTCGGGGTTCGCCTGTTCGACCGCCAGTCGCGGCGTGCGACGCTGACGCCAGCGGGCCGGCGCTTCCTGGAGGACGCGCGGGCGGTGCTGATCGGTTTCGATCAGGCCTGCCAGAACGCGCGCATGGCCGAGCGGGGCGAAATCGGCGAACTCTCGGTCGGCTTCATGATGCACGCGGCCTACACGGTTCTGCCGGGTCTGACGCGGCGCTACATGGCGAGCCATCCCGGCGTGCGCGTCGAGCTGCGCGAGGTGATCCCGGGAATCCTCGGCGACGCGGTGCTGACCGGGCGCTTCGATGCCGCGATCCTGTTCGATCCCGGTCCCGTGCGCGGTCTTGCGACGCAAGTCATCTTTCGTGAGCCGCTCAGCCTTGCGGTGTACGTCAGTCATCCGCTCGCCGCGCAGAAGACGGTGTCTGCGGGGCAGCTCAATGGTGAAGCCTTCATCGCCGCGCCGGCCGAAGTCGCGCCGAGGCTGCGCCAGTCGATCGCCGGCTATTGTCGTTCGGGCGGGTTCGAACCGACGTTCAGGCTCGAAGTCGAACTGCAGCAGACCATCGTCAGCCTCGTGGCGGAGAATCTCGGCATTGCGCTGGTACCGCGGTCGATGGCGAAGCTCGGAATTGCAAACCTGGCCTTCCGCGATCTCGAAGATGCGCCGATCATCGAGCACGTCGTCGCATGGCGGCCGGGCAATCTCAATCCGGCGCTGGCGCCGTTTCTGGCGGAAGCGCACAGCGATGTCGCGGCCGGTCTGGATTAG
- a CDS encoding AEC family transporter — protein MLSTLAAVLPIFALIFAGWLARRIGVLGPHATGELNRFVVYLALPALLFDIVAHAQWAEVWQPRFIAAFGIGAALVFCLTIAVRLRRPRHLADAAIDALNAGYANTGFVGFPLALAALGREALAPTLIATIITVCVLFAIAIVLIETGLQTEKRRRHLVTKVGGSLLRNPLLVAPAVAAIVPVTGLSVPDAAESFLRLLGGAASPCALVALGLFLATRRESSETNVGSAALLVSFKLVLQPAITWVMATAVFGLSPLLTHAAVLLAALPTGTGPFMLAEFYKREAAMTSNVILASTVTSIVTISGYLALAR, from the coding sequence ATGCTCTCCACCCTCGCGGCCGTCCTCCCCATTTTCGCGCTCATCTTCGCCGGCTGGCTGGCCCGGCGGATCGGCGTCCTCGGCCCGCATGCCACCGGCGAGCTGAACCGCTTCGTCGTCTATCTCGCCCTTCCCGCTCTGCTGTTCGACATCGTCGCTCACGCGCAATGGGCCGAGGTCTGGCAACCGCGCTTCATCGCCGCCTTCGGCATCGGCGCGGCGCTGGTGTTCTGCCTGACCATCGCCGTTCGGCTGCGCCGCCCGCGCCATCTCGCCGACGCTGCCATCGACGCGCTCAATGCCGGCTACGCCAACACCGGTTTCGTCGGTTTCCCGCTTGCGCTCGCGGCGCTCGGCCGCGAGGCGCTGGCGCCGACGCTGATTGCCACGATCATCACGGTCTGCGTGCTCTTTGCGATCGCGATCGTGCTGATCGAAACCGGGCTGCAGACCGAGAAGCGGCGCAGGCACCTCGTCACCAAGGTCGGCGGCTCCCTGCTACGCAATCCGCTGCTCGTCGCTCCCGCCGTGGCTGCGATCGTTCCGGTCACCGGTCTCAGCGTGCCCGATGCCGCCGAAAGCTTCCTGAGACTCCTGGGGGGCGCGGCCTCACCCTGCGCCCTTGTTGCACTCGGGTTGTTCCTTGCGACCAGGCGTGAGAGTTCGGAAACGAACGTCGGATCGGCGGCGCTGCTCGTGAGCTTCAAGCTCGTGCTTCAGCCGGCTATCACCTGGGTGATGGCGACCGCCGTGTTCGGCCTCTCCCCGCTACTCACGCATGCAGCGGTGCTGCTGGCCGCGCTCCCGACCGGTACGGGCCCGTTCATGCTGGCGGAGTTTTACAAGCGCGAGGCGGCGATGACGTCCAATGTCATTCTGGCATCGACGGTCACGTCGATCGTGACCATCAGTGGCTATCTGGCGCTGGCAAGGTAG
- a CDS encoding 4-(cytidine 5'-diphospho)-2-C-methyl-D-erythritol kinase, whose protein sequence is MSALIEEGRAKVNLSLRVVGRRADGYHDLESVVAFADCADQLTLEPGGELTLVATGPLAAACGDTADNLVVKAARLLAEAVPNLKLGAFALDKVLPVAAGIGGGSADAAAALRLLARLNNLSLDDPRLQKVALATGADVPVCLVSRACDMTGVGEQLLPLALPSMPCVMVNPRVPVATKDVFQALGLRNGELLVGATSVLDAPAWPDEGASIADWVDVLETVANDLEAPALRIEPVIGAVLEALRDSAGVKLARMSGSGATCFAIYGAANEAHAAAEKIRRDHPAWWVHAGTLS, encoded by the coding sequence ATGTCGGCGTTGATTGAAGAAGGGCGCGCGAAGGTCAATCTGAGCCTTCGCGTGGTGGGCCGTCGTGCCGACGGCTATCATGATCTCGAAAGCGTGGTCGCGTTTGCCGACTGCGCGGACCAGCTGACGCTGGAGCCAGGCGGCGAGCTGACGCTCGTCGCCACCGGGCCGCTGGCCGCGGCCTGCGGCGACACCGCGGACAATCTCGTGGTCAAGGCGGCCAGGCTTCTGGCCGAGGCCGTGCCGAATCTGAAGCTCGGGGCCTTCGCGCTCGACAAGGTGCTTCCCGTCGCGGCCGGCATCGGCGGCGGCTCGGCCGATGCAGCGGCGGCGCTGCGGCTGCTCGCGCGTCTCAACAATTTGTCGCTCGATGATCCGCGCTTGCAGAAAGTCGCACTCGCGACCGGAGCCGATGTGCCGGTGTGCCTGGTCTCGCGCGCCTGCGACATGACCGGCGTCGGCGAGCAGCTGCTGCCGCTCGCGCTGCCGAGCATGCCCTGCGTGATGGTCAATCCGCGCGTGCCGGTCGCGACCAAGGACGTGTTCCAGGCGTTGGGCCTGCGCAACGGCGAATTGCTGGTGGGCGCCACTTCCGTCCTCGACGCGCCGGCCTGGCCGGACGAGGGCGCCTCCATTGCCGATTGGGTCGACGTTCTCGAAACCGTGGCCAACGATCTTGAAGCCCCTGCGCTGCGGATCGAGCCGGTGATCGGCGCGGTGCTCGAAGCCTTGCGTGACTCCGCCGGCGTCAAGCTCGCGCGCATGTCCGGTTCCGGCGCGACGTGCTTTGCGATCTACGGCGCAGCGAACGAGGCGCATGCCGCCGCGGAAAAGATCCGGCGCGACCACCCCGCCTGGTGGGTGCATGCGGGGACGTTGAGCTAG